A segment of the Bacillus pseudomycoides genome:
TTCATTACATGTTATACTTGGTAACTCACCTTTATAAATGGTATGCATTTTAATTCCTTGTTCCGAAGCAGGCTGTCCCATAATTCTTACCACGTATGAAAGAATGTCTTTTATATTATGATTCCCGCATTCCATTGGCTTAGAATTTCCAAGCTCCACAAGTTCGGTGGCAATTGTATCGATTCTTTCGATTTCTTGTTCCATAATGTCACAATATACTTTATCCTCAGGATACTTTTCTTGTTGCCCGCTAATAAAGCTTTTCAGCAGCATTAATGGATTACGCATTTTAAAACCGATAACTGTTGCCACCCTTCCAATTACAACCATCTTCTCCGATTGTTGCAATTCCTTATGCGTCATTTCAATTGTGCGTATATAAGATTGAAATCTCAATAAAATAATCCATCCTATAATGGAAAACAAGCTACAAAGAACAATAGGAATGAGAACAATAAAAGAATTCACAACGAATCCCATTAAAGCATACTTTACTATTGTTCCTCCCGTTACTAACCAAAAATAGCGTTTGTTCAAAAAGAATGGTGCAAAAAGGAAGAAAAATCCTTCCACTATATTCCCTGCATCAAACTCTAAATCTGTTCCATAGTAAATGATAAAATTATGAATGATATCTAATATATTATATCCTATGAAAATAATATATTTCACAGTATATGGATTCTGTCGCTTCGCCACATATATTCCCACAAACACCAATATAACCATGAGAATATACAACCATATCCCTAAACCCCTTTCTAGAATTGGAGCCCCATCTCCTCCCCCTTCTAGCTTAGGCATAATATAATAATATGCAACATCATAAATAAAAAAAGTCGTAAAGAATAAACTTAAAAACAGCTTTAACGTTCGAATCTCTTCCTTTGTTAATTTATAAACACTGTCCATGTAGTAACTCCTCTATTCACAATAGATATGCTTCACCTAATCCTGCATTCTAGGTAAAATAATATCTACTTTCGTTCCTACGTTTCTTTTACTTGTAATATGTATTTCTCCATTATGTTCTTCAATAATTTTACAAGCAACCGTCAGCCCTAAACCTATGCCATTTTTCTTTGTCGTATAAAAAGCTTCTGTTATACGCTGTAAATTCTCTTCCTGCACGCCGCACCCATTATCTACAATACTTACGATTACACCATCTTCATTTCTTTTGTTTATATGTATCTGAAGTGTTCCGCCATGTTCCATCGCTTCAATTGCGTTCTTTATTATGTATAGAAATACTCCTTTTAATTTACGATGATCACAATCTATTTTTATTTGATCAGGTACAACATCATAAGTGAGATACAGCTGTTTCCTCTTGATTTCTGCACTCATTTCTTTCAACGCATTTGATACAATTTCTTCTATTAAATAACTACTGTAGGTAGAAGGCTTACAAGTTGCCATTACCATAAGCTCACTTATCATATTGTTTATATGCTCAATCTCATCAATCATCTGTTCATACACTTTATCCTCTACATATTTCTCTTTCTGCAATTGTGTAAATCCCCTTAATGATGAAAGTGGATTTTTAATTTCATGTCCAACAGACGCTGCCATTCTCCCAATAACTGCGAGCTTTTCAGACTCTCGTTTTTCTATCATTACATTGTTTACAGCAGAAAGGTACTGTAAAAATCGATTCAATAAGAGATATGTTACAAATAATAAAAGACTATACATAACCAACGGCATAAATGCCCCTTTTTTTTCCAGGACCAAAAATGCACTATATTTTCCCATAACAATCAAAAATAGCCACAGTAAATACCTTTTACTCATAAAAATAGGCACAAATAAAATAAACACAAATTCAAGTATATTCCTATCATCAAATACTACCTTATTGTGAATTGCATACCAATACAAATTAAAACCTTCCGAAAACATATAAGCTATTAAACATATGTACTTAACACGATATGCCTGTTCTCTTTTTATCAGATACATACTGCCTGCGATTAAGCAAGCTCCATACAAAAACTTTGGAACTTGAACATCTAATCTTATAAGTGATACAGAATCTCCTAGCATAATAGAATAAACTATTTCATATATAACCCATACAATATTCAATACCCATAAAAAGAGGCGGGCATTTTTCTTTTCTTCTTGAAATGAGATAAAGTTTTCTTTCACTTTAACACTTCCCCACACCCATATCCTTTCACCATGTTACTATTAATACTTATTATAATAAACAAAAATAGTGTTTGAACAAAATATTATCGAATAATGTAGAAAATGTAAATTCATTTTCTTTTGTTAAAAATCAAGTGTCTCTTACGGCTATTAAATATGTAATAAAATTTAATTTTAAAAAGAATTCAACTCTTAAGCGAATTCTTTTTTTGTTATTTATCACAAGCAATCCCATCAAGTTTAAGTTGAGTGAGGAAAGAGACTTCTGTAGAAGTACTATGAAATGAACATTTGCACTTCCTAATTTTATAATTCACACAATTTTCAATAATATAAACTTAAGAACACTATGATATGTTATATACTAAACTTGTCAGGTTAGCTGTAAATAGAACTCCCCGTTCTTTATGTTTGAGCTGTTTTGTCTAGTTTACCCCTTTATTAAATATAAGTAAAAAAGAACTTGTAGCGTATCTACAAGTTCTTTTTTTGTTACAATCAATCTACTAAATTATAAAGAATATTTTTATACCGTAAAACAAATCAAATTATTGATTCACGGCTTTTGCTACAAGCGCAGCATATGCTTCGGCACCTGCTTTTGTTAAATGTACGCCATCTGGTTCAAAGTACGCCGCATTTCCAGCACTTGCTGAATACCAATCGATTAGTGTCACATTTGGGTAAGCAGATGCTACTTCTTTTAATTTCTCATTCACTAATGATTCCCATGGGCGTGGTACCCTCGTATTAATTAATACAATTTTCCGTTCATTCCCTATCAATTGTACTAATGATACTAATTGATCCTTTGTAAATGCCCCATTTGTCCCTAATCCAATAATGACATGATTGCCTAA
Coding sequences within it:
- a CDS encoding ATP-binding protein: MKENFISFQEEKKNARLFLWVLNIVWVIYEIVYSIMLGDSVSLIRLDVQVPKFLYGACLIAGSMYLIKREQAYRVKYICLIAYMFSEGFNLYWYAIHNKVVFDDRNILEFVFILFVPIFMSKRYLLWLFLIVMGKYSAFLVLEKKGAFMPLVMYSLLLFVTYLLLNRFLQYLSAVNNVMIEKRESEKLAVIGRMAASVGHEIKNPLSSLRGFTQLQKEKYVEDKVYEQMIDEIEHINNMISELMVMATCKPSTYSSYLIEEIVSNALKEMSAEIKRKQLYLTYDVVPDQIKIDCDHRKLKGVFLYIIKNAIEAMEHGGTLQIHINKRNEDGVIVSIVDNGCGVQEENLQRITEAFYTTKKNGIGLGLTVACKIIEEHNGEIHITSKRNVGTKVDIILPRMQD
- a CDS encoding ATP-binding protein, with the protein product MDSVYKLTKEEIRTLKLFLSLFFTTFFIYDVAYYYIMPKLEGGGDGAPILERGLGIWLYILMVILVFVGIYVAKRQNPYTVKYIIFIGYNILDIIHNFIIYYGTDLEFDAGNIVEGFFFLFAPFFLNKRYFWLVTGGTIVKYALMGFVVNSFIVLIPIVLCSLFSIIGWIILLRFQSYIRTIEMTHKELQQSEKMVVIGRVATVIGFKMRNPLMLLKSFISGQQEKYPEDKVYCDIMEQEIERIDTIATELVELGNSKPMECGNHNIKDILSYVVRIMGQPASEQGIKMHTIYKGELPSITCNEKRLKQVFLNVIKNAIESMHAGGIIIIQVAVKDVMIVRIKDEGCGIPKDKIPRLSEAFYTTKDDGTGLGLMVTYKIIEEHQGKIQFESEVGVGTTVEIMLPIH